In Castanea sativa cultivar Marrone di Chiusa Pesio chromosome 6, ASM4071231v1, a single window of DNA contains:
- the LOC142640419 gene encoding aquaporin PIP1-2, with translation MECKEEDVRLGANKFPERQPIGTAAQSQDEAKDYKEPPPAPLFEPGELTSWSFYRAGIAEFMATFLFLYITILTVMGVVKSPTKCSTVGIQGIAWAFGGMIFALVYCTAGISGGHINPAVTFGLFLARKLSLTRAVFYMVMQCLGAICGAGVVKGFEKSQYKVLGGGANVVAPGYTKGDGLGAEIVGTFVLVYTVFSATDAKRSARDSHVPILAPLPIGFAVFLVHLATIPITGTGINPARSLGAAIIYNNDHAWDDHWIFWVGPFIGAALAALYHQVVIRAIPFKSK, from the exons atggagtgtAAAGAAGAGGATGTTAGATTGGGAGCCAACAAGTTCCCAGAGAGGCAGCCCATAGGGACAGCGGCTCAGAGCCAAGATGAGGCAAAGGACTACAAGGAGCCACCGCCAGCACCGTTGTTTGAGCCTGGTGAGCTTACTTCTTGGTCCTTTTACAGGGCTGGGATCGCTGAGTTCATGGCCACCTTTTTGTTTCTCTACATCACCATTTTGACTGTCATGGGCGTTGTTAAGTCTCCAACTAAGTGTTCCACTGTGGGAATTCAAGGGATCGCTTGGGCTTTTGGTGGCATGATCTTTGCTCTTGTCTACTGTACCGCTGGTATCTCAG GGGGTCACATTAACCCAGCCGTGACATTTGGGCTATTTCTGGCAAGAAAACTTTCATTGACAAGAGCAGTGTTCTACATGGTGATGCAGTGCCTGGGTGCAATTTGTGGTGCTGGGGTTGTGAAAGGGTTCGAGAAGAGCCAGTACAAAGTTTTGGGTGGTGGAGCCAACGTTGTTGCCCCTGGCTACACCAAAGGTGATGGCCTTGGTGCTGAAATTGTTGGCACCTTTGTCCTTGTTTACACTGTCTTCTCTGCCACCGATGCCAAGCGTAGCGCTAGGGACTCCCATGTTCCT ATTTTGGCACCTCTACCTATTGGGTTCGCTGTATTTTTGGTCCATTTGGCTACCATACCTATTACTGGAACCGGTATTAACCCAGCTCGGAGTCTAGGTGCCGCAATCATCTACAACAACGACCACGCCTGGGATGACCAC TGGATTTTCTGGGTGGGACCATTCATTGGAGCAGCACTAGCAGCTCTATACCACCAGGTTGTGATCAGAGCCATTCCTTTCAAATCAAAGTAA